Proteins co-encoded in one Babylonia areolata isolate BAREFJ2019XMU chromosome 5, ASM4173473v1, whole genome shotgun sequence genomic window:
- the LOC143281859 gene encoding basigin-like produces the protein MWLNISLLTLCLIYFAHAQSVQIEPFQSVFSVVEGSSLQVNCTSTSSVTWSAEPPQAMPDNAVKGSVHNGDNNINTLILTNVNKSNEGTFRCMNPTANDQMAFQLKVFNVSTHSPTFEYKVDTTLECKVNDASGLTFTYSWKKGDTPVEDIAVEGKQAFISHSNGTLEIIHPARRFAGLYTCTAEYKVDQETHAINIDVPYYATPKVLPFDKSKNLVQEEVLVVKCQVLGYPKPMISWMKGNTIIQPVGDKSHYKLAPADTYDGKSIDNAQLSINKVDFDDAGEYKCVARQRRWPAFNSTQVILVRVKDKLAALWPFLGIVAEVVILCTIIFVYEKKRNKDAMMEDEEEDQNGATHDKKSDSVRHRGNTNNPRA, from the exons ATGTGGCTGAACATAAGTCTTTTAACGCTATGCCTTATTTATTTTGCGC ATGCACAAAGTGTGCAGATTGAGCCTTTCCAGTCCGTGTTTTCCGTGGTGGAGGGTTCCAGCTTGCAAGTGAACTGCACCAGCACCAGTTCAGTGACATGGAGTGCAGAGCCCCCACAAGCTATGCCAGACAATGCAGTGAAAGGAAGTGTGCACAATggagacaacaacatcaacactctCATCCTTACCAACGTAAACAAAAGCAATGAAGGCACTTTTCGCTGCATGAATCCCACTGCCAATGATCAGATGGCCTTTCAACTCAAAGTCTTTAATG TGTCTACACACAGCCCCACCTTTGAGTACAAAGTGGACACCACATTGGAGTGCAAGGTGAATGATGCCAGCGGCTTGACCTTCACCTACAGCTGGAAGAAGGGAGACACGCCCGTTGAAGATATTGCAGTGGAAGGCAAACAAGCCTTCATCAGCCACAGCAATGGGACTCTGGAAATCATCCATCCAG CTCGCCGCTTTGCTGGTCTTTACACATGCACTGCAGAGTACAAGGTGGATCAAGAGACGCATGCAATCAACATTGATGTGCCCTATTATG CCACACCCAAAGTGCTGCCCTTCGACAAATCCAAGAACCTTGTGCAGGAAGAAGTCCTGGTGGTCAAATGTCAGGTTCTGGGCTACCCCAAGCCCATGATCTCCTGGATGAAGGGCAACACCATTATCCAG CCGGTTGGAGATAAATCTCACTACAAGCTGGCTCCTGCTGATACCTATGATGGGAAGAGCATTGACAATGCCCAACTGTCTATAAATAAAGTGGACTTTGACGATGCTGGCGAGTACAAGTGTGTCGCTCGCCAAAGAAGGTGGCCTGCCTTCAACTCCACTCAAGTCATCCTGGTCCGTGTGAAAG ACAAACTGGCAGCGCTGTGGCCTTTCCTGGGTATTGTGGCAGAGGTGGTGATTCTCTGCACCATTATCTTCGTCTATGAGAAGAAACGCAACAAGGACGCTAtgatggaggatgaggaggaggatcagaaTGG